A single window of Rhodamnia argentea isolate NSW1041297 chromosome 5, ASM2092103v1, whole genome shotgun sequence DNA harbors:
- the LOC115739994 gene encoding heavy metal-associated isoprenylated plant protein 20-like, which produces MGVLDRLSDIFDFDVSKPRKKRKPMQTVDIKVKMDCDGCVRRVRNAVSSMKGVKSVDVDRKQSKVSVSGYVEAGKVLNKVKSTGKRAELWPYVPYNLVAYPYARQAYDKKAPSGYVKNVPQALASPGGPEEHFTTLFSDENPNACSIM; this is translated from the exons ATGGGAGTGCTGGATCGTCTCTCCGACATCTTCGACTTCGATGTCTCCAAGCCACGGAAGAAACGCAAGCCCATGCAg ACAGTTGACATCAAGGTGAAGATGGACTGTGACGGCTGCGTAAGGAGAGTCCGGAACGCTGTTTCGTCCATGAAAG GTGTGAAATCGGTGGACGTGGACAGGAAACAAAGCAAGGTGAGCGTGAGCGGCTACGTCGAAGCGGGCAAAGTACTGAACAAGGTGAAGAGCACGGGGAAGAGGGCGGAGCTTTGGCCGTACGTGCCGTACAACTTGGTGGCGTATCCCTATGCCCGTCAGGCCTACGACAAGAAAGCGCCCTCCGGCTACGTCAAGAACGTGCCCCAGGCCCTCGCGAGCCCTGGCGGCCCCGAGGAGCACTTCACCACCCTCTTCAGCGACGAGAACCCTAACGCATGTTCCATCATGTGA
- the LOC115740013 gene encoding protein PIN-LIKES 2, producing the protein MFRVLAEVYQDGMKTSGQDLLSAIIPLLKLLSLTVIGLILAHPKKQIIPRATFKLLSKLVFALFLPCLIFTELGESMTLENIMQWWFIPVNVLVTTIVGCILGYIVVIICRPPPQLNRFTIIMTAFGNSGNLPLAVVGSVCHTKDNPFGAHCHSRGVAYVSFAQWVAVILVYTLVYHMMEPPMEFYEIVEEGTEIGEQPSVNDTSRPLLVDAEWPGIEDKETEHSKTPFIAKIFNSISSVSQGTLSDIDLTGETGGNSSPRSIRCLAEPKMVRRIRIVAEQTPIQHILQPPTIASLLAIIVGMVPQIKAFFFGYDAPLSFLTDSLEILAGATVPSVMLILGGMLAEGRPNDSTLGIRTTIGVSVARLLVLPVLGIGIVTLADKLNLLVHGDAMYKFVLLLQYTTPSAILLGAIASLRGYAVQEASALLFWQHVFALFSLSLYIVIYFKLLSYI; encoded by the coding sequence ATGTTTCGAGTGCTGGCGGAAGTATACCAAGATGGTATGAAAACCAGCGGCCAAGATTTGCTAAGTGCAATAATCCCCTTATTGAAACTTCTGTCCCTCACGGTTATAGGACTGATTCTTGCACATCCAAAAAAGCAAATTATTCCAAGGGCGACGTTTAAGCTTCTCAGCAAACTTGTATTTGCTCTTTTCTTGCCATGCCTTATCTTCACTGAGCTGGGCGAAAGCATGACACTTGAGAATATTATGCAGTGGTGGTTCATCCCTGTTAATGTGTTGGTGACTACCATAGTTGGTTGCATTCTGGGTTACATAGTGGTCATTATATGTCGACCTCCCCCACAGCTCAATAGATTCACCATAATTATGACTGCATTTGGGAATTCAGGAAATCTACCTCTTGCTGTTGTTGGATCTGTCTGTCATACTAAAGACAACCCATTTGGAGCTCATTGCCACTCAAGAGGGGTAGCTTACGTCTCATTTGCTCAGTGGGTTGCAGTAATCCTTGTTTACACTCTGGTTTACCACATGATGGAGCCTCCAATGGAGTTCTATGAGATTGTTGAGGAAGGGACAGAGATTGGGGAACAGCCTTCTGTTAATGACACCAGCAGGCCTCTGCTTGTGGATGCTGAATGGCCTGGCATCGAGGATAAGGAAACTGAGCATTCAAAGACACCCTTCATTGCTAAGATTTTCAACAGCATATCTAGTGTCTCGCAGGGCACTCTTTCTGATATTGATCTCACTGGCGAAACTGGTGGTAATAGTAGTCCCAGGTCGATCAGGTGTTTGGCTGAGCCAAAAATGGTCAGGAGGATCAGAATTGTCGCAGAACAGACACCGATACAGCACATACTTCAACCCCCAACCATCGCTTCACTATTGGCAATTATTGTTGGGATGGTGCCTCAGATAAAAGCTTTTTTCTTTGGATACGATGCTCCTTTATCTTTTCTCACCGACAGCTTAGAGATTTTAGCCGGGGCAACGGTGCCATCTGTGATGCTTATTCTGGGTGGTATGCTTGCAGAGGGTCGTCCAAATGATTCTACTCTTGGTATCCGAACTACTATCGGTGTATCTGTTGCAAGGCTCTTGGTGCTTCCAGTCCTGGGGATAGGTATTGTGACGTTGGCTGATAAGCTAAATTTGCTTGTTCATGGAGATGCGATGTATAAGTTCGTTCTGTTGTTGCAATACACGACTCCAAGTGCCATTCTTTTGGGAGCAATAGCCAGCTTGAGAGGTTATGCAGTTCAAGAGGCTTCAGCGCTTCTGTTTTGGCAGCATGTGTTTgctctcttttccctttccctgtATATTGTCATCTACTTTAAGCTTCTTTCATACATATGA
- the LOC115739993 gene encoding beta-glucuronosyltransferase GlcAT14A: MGAERKWMVTLFSATFLSLFLLLVFSISAFSSPKTLPSIILRGPHHPPAFAYYISGGRGQKDRILRLLLAVYHPRNRYLLHLGKEASDDERNKLAAAVEAVPAIRSFGNVDVVGNPDPFTYMGSTNIAATLRAAAILLKVDSGWDWFITLSAFDYPLITQDDLSHVFSSVSRDLNFIDHTSDLGWKEHQRIQPIVVDPGIYLARRTQIFQATEKRPTPEAFKVFTGSPWVMLSRPFLEFCVFGWDNLPRTLLMYFNNVMLSQEAYFHSVICNSPEFKNTTVNSDLRFMIWDNPPKMDPLFLNSSDYDQMVQSGAAFARQFKKDDPVLDMVDAHILKRGPSRAAPGPWCTGRKGWLMDPCSQWGDINVLKPGPQAKKLEDSIMNLVDDMKSQLNQCK, translated from the exons ATGGGAGCTGAGAGAAAATGGATGGTCACGCTTTTCTCAGCCACattcctctccctcttccttcttctcgtCTTCTCAATCTCCGCCTTCAGCTCGCCCAAGACTCTCCCTTCGATAATTCTCCGCGGCCCGCACCACCCGCCTGCATTCGCTTACTACATATCGGGCGGGCGGGGCCAGAAGGACCGGATCCTCCGGCTGCTGCTCGCGGTGTACCACCCGCGGAACCGGTACTTGCTGCATCTCGGGAAGGAGGCCTCGGACGACGAGAGGAACAaattggcggcggcggtggaggcggtGCCCGCTATTCGGAGCTTCGGCAATGTGGATGTGGTGGGCAACCCGGATCCCTTCACGTACATGGGATCGACGAATATTGCTGCCACGCTGCGGGCCGCGGCAATTTTATTGAAGGTGGACAGCGGTTGGGATTGGTTCATTACTCTGAGCGCGTTCGATTACCCGCTGATCACGCAAGATG ATCTCTCCCATGTTTTCTCCTCAGTCAGTAGGGATCTCAATTTTATTGATCACACCAGTGATCTTGGATGGAAAGA ACACCAAAGGATCCAACCTATTGTGGTTGATCCTGGGATTTATTTAGCCAGGAGAACCCAAATTTTTCAAGCGACAGAGAAACGACCAACCCCTGAAGCATTTAAAGTCTTCACCG GTTCTCCTTGGGTCATGCTGAGCCGACCCTTTCTtgaattttgtgtttttggttGGGATAACTTGCCTCGGACCCTGCTTATGTACTTCAACAACGTGATGTTGTCGCAAGAAGCATATTTCCACTCGGTCATCTGCAATTCCCCCGAGTTCAAGAACACCACTGTAAACAGCGACTTGAGATTCATGATCTGGGACAATCCACCTAAGATGGATCCCCTCTTTCTCAACAGTTCCGACTATGATCAGATGGTCCAAAGTGGGGCTGCTTTCGCTAGACAGTTCAAAAAGGATGATCCCGTTCTGGACATGGTCGATGCACACATCCTCAAACGTGGGCCCAGCCGAGCTGCCCCGGGACCTTGGTGCACAGGCCGCAAGGGCTGGTTGATGGATCCATGCTCTCAGTGGGGTGACATTAACGTCTTGAAGCCTGGTCCGCAGGCGAAGAAGCTTGAAGATTCCATCATGAATCTTGTCGATGACATGAAGTCACAGTTGAATCAGTGCAAGTGA
- the LOC115739992 gene encoding pentatricopeptide repeat-containing protein At1g71060, mitochondrial: MDRRRFLWRSSTQARFFFAPASPTSSLRALTPPPRAPTDPSLIRLKSPSTFCLGFSRLISSSSSSGHTHAALGVSDDDPRSDRIARDADELVKILSSASSGSSVESSLDRAAVAVMSPTLVAEVLKKLSNAGALALSFFRWAEKRRGFEYSAESYHALIEALGKIKQFNLVWKVVDEMKQRGLLTKETFGLISRRYARARKVKEAIDAFERMQKFGLSLDSSDFNRLVDTLCKSRNVVKAQEVFDKRKGRFKLDLKSYSILLEGWGQEMNFLRMMEVYREIKDEGFELDVVAYGIMINAHCKIKKYDEAIEFYREMLAKNCKPSPHIFCTLINGLGSEKRLSEAVKFYEQSKAFGFAPEAPTYNALVGAYCWSMRMDDAYRVLDEMRKCGVGPNSRTYDIILHHLVKARRSKEAYSVFQKMSNEPGCEPALSTYEIIVRMFCNEDRTDMALRVWKQMKDKGVLPGMHMFSTVIASLCHENKLDDACKYFQEMMDVGIRPPANTFSKLKQCLLDEGRKDDVLSFSRKIDKLRKTPLVTL, translated from the coding sequence atggaCCGTCGTCGTTTTCTCTGGCGTTCGTCAACACAAGCCCGCTTCTTCTTCGCCCCTGCTTCACCCACCTCCTCTCTCAGAGCGCTCACTCCTCCACCTCGAGCTCCAACAGACCCTTCTCTAATCCGGCTAAAGTCTCCGTCCACCTTCTGTCTCGGCTTCAGCAGATTGataagcagcagcagcagctcagGGCATACCCACGCGGCTCTCGGCGTCAGCGACGATGACCCACGTTCGGATAGGATCGCCCGGGACGCAGATGAGCTCGTAAAGATCTTGTCGAGCGCCAGCTCCGGTTCCTCCGTCGAGTCGTCCCTGGACCGCGCTGCGGTCGCGGTAATGTCGCCGACCCTGGTTGCGGAGGTTCTGAAGAAGCTGAGTAATGCAGGTGCTCTCGCGCTCTCGTTCTTCAGATGGGCTGAGAAAAGGCGAGGGTTTGAGTATAGTGCTGAGAGCTACCATGCTCTGATCGAAGCTCTAGGAAAGATCAAGCAGTTCAACTTGGTGTGGAAAGTGGTCGATGAGATGAAGCAGAGAGGGTTATTGACTAAAGAGACCTTTGGGTTGATCTCGCGCAGATACGCGAGAGCCAGGAAGGTTAAAGAAGCGATCGACGCCTTTGAGAGGATGCAGAAGTTTGGATTGAGCTTAGATTCGTCTGATTTCAATAGGTTGGTTGATACTTTGTGCAAGTCCAGAAATGTGGTGAAAGCACAGGAGGTGTTTGATAAAAGGAAGGGGCGGTTCAAGTTAGACCTCAAGTCGTACAGCATTCTACTGGAAGGTTGGGGTCAAGAAATGAACTTTTTGAGGATGATGGAAGTTTACAGGGAGATAAAGGACGAGGGGTTTGAGCTGGATGTCGTGGCTTACGGGATCATGATCAATGCGCATTGCAAGATTAAGAAGTACGATGAGGCCATCGAGTTTTATCGTGAAATGCTAGCCAAGAACTGCAAGCCTTCTCCTCATATATTTTGCACTTTGATTAATGGATTGGGATCTGAGAAGAGGTTAAGTGAAGCAGTGAAATTTTATGAGCAATCCAAGGCATTTGGGTTTGCTCCAGAGGCTCCAACTTACAATGCTCTGGTGGGTGCTTATTGCTGGTCGATGCGGATGGACGATGCTTATAGAGTTCTTGATGAGATGAGAAAATGTGGTGTTGGACCAAACTCCAGGACTTATGACATAATTCTTCACCACTTGGTAAAAGCTAGGAGATCAAAAGAAGCGTACTCGGTCTTCCAGAAGATGAGCAATGAGCCAGGGTGCGAGCCAGCTCTGAGTACATATGAGATCATAGTGAGGATGTTTTGCAATGAGGACAGGACGGATATGGCATTGAGAGTTTGGAAACAAATGAAAGACAAGGGAGTCCTTCCTGGAATGCACATGTTCTCTACTGTGATTGCCAGCCTTTGccatgaaaataaattggatGATGCTTGCAAGTACTTTCAGGAGATGATGGACGTGGGTATTCGTCCTCCGGCTAATACGTTTAGCAAGTTGAAGCAATGTCTCCTGGATGAGGGACGGAAGGATGATGTTCTAAGTTTTTCTAGGAAGATTGACAAATTGAGGAAAACACCGCTCGTCACATTGTAA
- the LOC125315119 gene encoding protein enabled homolog, translated as MFVIEVKKMGARHSIPETGGDALPPPHHYPYPYPYPYPYPYPVQYPPPPPYSGPKPASRTLTPSIPSSMPSLETASLSLPSSKGTAAPVIAKIGISSSKSSQLEDVQIKVSGTRVKTASRSIRQICFHIKTRGHGDKVKS; from the exons ATGTTCGTGATTGAAGTGAAGAAGATGGGTGCTCGTCACTCCATACCAGAGACCGGAGGTGATGCTCTGCCACCGCCGCATCATTATCCGTATCCGTATCCTTATCCATATCCATATCCATACCCGGTTCAGTATCCACCTCCGCCACCATATTCGGGTCCAAAACCGGCTTCCCGTACACTTACGCCTTCGATACCATCTTCCATGCCATCCTTAGAAACAGCTTCGCTTTCGCTTCCATCTTCAAAGGGGACGGCGGCCCCGGTTATAGCTAAAATAG GCATTTCCAGCTCCAAGTCGTCACAGCTCGAAGACGTGCAGATTAAAGTCAGCGGCACGCGTGTCAAAACCGCAAGCCGAAGCATCCGCCAGATCTGCTTCCACATTAAGACGCGCGGCCATGGCGATAAAGTGAAATCGTGA
- the LOC115740034 gene encoding ell-associated factor Eaf: MAKDRDEPRTAPQPDRWYNLTLGPSFKHDSPNKYCTLRYEFKPASIDKTKLGTLQKNKENRVSVEFQNNQLGRAKVAFEGSSEDYKEHDAALFFDGETFRLERLHRAVKQLRHVRLPGESVAAASSAASAAVHSGPAVEPRLSPVAKVGKPLHSSRNTFPAVPVEVERIDIGEPQNPGPKPAAKGAATHSPYPSSAPAASPGPQNYEAEENQDIDIDELFGIGSPDNETNAEQKVEFGSDANEPRHNDSDDEIADVDDSGDEGHKGQNAADALRAQLNAEGRDGQTSSSGSSSGSGSGSGSSSSSDSDASDDNSVNSV; the protein is encoded by the exons ATGGCCAAGGACAGGGACGAGCCCAGGACAGCTCCTCAGCCCGATCGCTGGTACAATCTGACCCTCGGCCCCTCCTTCAAGCACGATTCTCCCAACAAGTACTGTACCCTCCGAT ATGAATTTAAACCTGCTTCTATCGATAAGACGAAGCTGGGTACGCTGCAAAAGAATAAGGAGAATCGGGTTTCTGTGGagtttcaaaataatcaactaGGAAGGGCCAAAGTGGCATTTGAGGGTAGTAGTGAAGATTACAAGGAGCACGATGCTGCGTTGTTCTTCGATGGTGAGACCTTCCGATTGGAACGACTCCATCGAGCTGTGAAGCAGCTGCGTCACGTTCGCCTTCCTGGTGAGTCTGTGGCGGCTGCTTCTTCTGCCGCTTCTGCAGCCGTTCATTCTGGGCCAGCAGTAGAGCCTCGGTTATCTCCTGTGGCAAAGGTTGGAAAACCATTGCATTCGTCTCGAAATACATTTCCAGCCGTTCCG GTTGAGGTGGAACGGATTGATATTGGCGAGCCTCAGAATCCAG GTCCAAAACCTGCAGCGAAGGGAGCTGCTACTCATTCACCCTATCCATCAAGTGCACCCGCTGCCTCTCCAGGCCCCCAAAATTACGAAGCTGAGGAAAATCAAGACATAGACATCGACGAACTCTTTGGCATCGGATCGCCAGACAACGAAACTAATGCTGAACAAAAGGTCGAGTTTGGATCTGATGCCAATGAGCCACGTCACAATGATTCAGATGACGAGatcgctgatgtggacgatAGTGGCGACGAAGGGCACAAGGGCCAGAATGCAGCAGATGCCCTGAGAGCTCAACTCAATGCAGAGGGCAGGGACGGTCAGACGTCTTCATCCGGCAGTAGCAGCGGGAGCGGTAGTGGTAGcgggagcagcagcagcagtgaCAGCGATGCGAGTGATGACAACTCGGTCAACTCTGTCTGA